Proteins encoded within one genomic window of Candidatus Cloacimonadota bacterium:
- a CDS encoding phosphoribosylaminoimidazolesuccinocarboxamide synthase, whose amino-acid sequence MKCLDKLYTPQIKKIHSGKVRESFRLDEKTRLIVVSDRVSSFDSVLNNLIPNKGAVLNAITNYWFNKTRNIVDNHLIKAVDPNISLVKEAQPIKVEMIVRGYLTGSMWRGYKKGKREFSGVQAVDGLSQNQKFPTPLLTPTTKEEHDREITPEDIVKEGWTTKEIYDKMAELSMKLFELGTKELAEKGIILVDTKYEFGIVDGEIILIDEIHTPDSSRFWDKAAYEKDPAKVDSMDKEYIRQWLLNNKIDGKVPDMLPEDVIETSSQKYIDIYERILGEKFIPCKLPLNTRIYNRLLGAGLIKDGYVIIIMGSPADLEHCKKIKSHLEKYDIYVDMRVTSAHKNGERLPEITEMYNNSVEPGCVIAVAGRSNGLGGALAANLAIPLINCPPFKDKIDMMVNINSSLVMPSKTPASTVIDVSSAALAALRSLNLQRLKEVFREEIAEVKLGLVEADEEIKKN is encoded by the coding sequence ATGAAATGTCTGGACAAACTCTACACTCCGCAGATCAAGAAGATCCACAGCGGAAAAGTACGTGAGAGTTTTAGACTCGATGAGAAAACACGCCTGATCGTAGTTTCCGATCGCGTGAGTAGTTTTGATAGCGTGTTGAACAACCTGATTCCCAATAAAGGTGCGGTTCTGAATGCGATCACGAATTACTGGTTCAATAAAACCAGGAACATTGTCGATAACCATCTTATCAAAGCGGTTGATCCCAACATCAGCCTGGTGAAAGAAGCTCAGCCGATCAAAGTGGAAATGATCGTGCGCGGCTATTTGACCGGCTCAATGTGGCGTGGTTACAAAAAAGGGAAAAGAGAATTCTCTGGAGTACAAGCAGTTGACGGTCTTTCCCAAAATCAGAAATTTCCGACCCCGTTATTAACCCCAACTACCAAAGAGGAACATGATCGTGAAATTACACCGGAAGACATCGTGAAAGAAGGTTGGACCACAAAAGAGATCTACGACAAGATGGCAGAACTTTCAATGAAACTGTTTGAACTCGGTACTAAAGAATTAGCTGAAAAGGGCATAATTCTGGTAGATACAAAATACGAATTTGGAATTGTGGATGGTGAAATAATTCTGATCGATGAAATCCATACTCCCGATTCTTCCCGTTTCTGGGATAAAGCTGCTTATGAAAAAGATCCTGCAAAAGTTGATTCTATGGACAAAGAATACATTCGCCAGTGGCTTTTGAACAATAAAATTGACGGCAAAGTTCCCGATATGCTGCCCGAAGATGTGATCGAAACTTCCTCCCAAAAATACATCGATATTTACGAGAGAATTCTGGGAGAGAAATTTATTCCCTGCAAACTTCCACTCAATACAAGAATTTACAATCGGCTTCTGGGTGCAGGTCTTATTAAAGATGGTTATGTAATTATTATCATGGGTTCACCAGCAGATTTGGAACATTGTAAGAAAATCAAATCTCATCTGGAAAAATATGATATTTATGTAGATATGAGAGTCACATCTGCTCATAAAAATGGCGAAAGATTACCAGAAATTACTGAGATGTATAACAATTCTGTTGAACCCGGTTGTGTAATTGCTGTTGCCGGTAGATCAAACGGTCTCGGTGGAGCTTTGGCAGCCAATCTGGCAATTCCGCTTATTAATTGTCCGCCATTCAAAGATAAAATTGATATGATGGTTAATATCAATTCATCACTCGTGATGCCTTCCAAAACGCCTGCATCAACTGTGATCGATGTGAGCTCTGCCGCACTGGCAGCACTCCGAAGCTTGAATCTGCAAAGATTGAAGGAAGTTTTTAGAGAAGAAATTGCTGAGGTGAAACTAGGTTTAGTCGAAGCCGATGAGGAGATAAAGAAAAATTAG